A stretch of Onychomys torridus chromosome 2, mOncTor1.1, whole genome shotgun sequence DNA encodes these proteins:
- the Gpr3 gene encoding G-protein coupled receptor 3 has translation MMWGPGSSMVWLSAGSGSVNVSGVDPAEDPTGPATLLPSPRAWDVVLCISGTLVSCENALVVAIIVGTPAFRAPMFLLVGSLAIADLLAGLGLVLYFAAVFCVGSPEMRLVLVGVLAMAFTASIGSLLAITVDRYLSLYNALTYYSETTVTRTYVMLALVWVGAIGLGLVPVLAWNCQDSLTTCGVVYPLSKNHLVVLAIAFFMVFGIMLQLYAQICRIVCRHAQQIALQRHLLPASHYVATRKGIATLAVVLGAFAACWLPFTVYCLLGDANSPSLYTYLTLLPATYNSMINPVIYAFRNQDVQKVLWAICCCCSTSKIPFRSRSPSDV, from the coding sequence ATGATGTGGGGTCCAGGCAGCTCCATGGTCTGGCTCTCAGCTGGCTCAGGCAGCGTGAATGTGAGCGGTGTGGACCCAGCAGAAGATCCCACAGGCCCAGCTACACTGCTGCCCTCTCCCAGGGCCTGGGATGTGGTGCTTTGCATCTCGGGCACCCTGGTATCCTGTGAGAACGCACTGGTGGTGGCCATCATCGTGGGCACTCCCGCCTTCCGTGCCCCCATGTTCCTGCTGGTGGGTAGCTTAGCCATAGCAGACCTCCTGGCAGGCCTGGGCCTGGTCCTGTACTTTGCGGCTGTCTTCTGCGTTGGCTCACCAGAGATGAGGCTGGTGCTGGTTGGCGTGCTAGCAATGGCATTTACTGCTAGCATTGGCAGCCTGCTGGCCATCACTGTTGACCGCTACCTTTCCTTGTACAACGCTCTCACCTATTATTCAGAGACAACAGTAACTCGGACCTATGTGATGCTGGCCTTGGTGTGGGTGGGGGCTATAGGGCTGGGGCTGGTTCctgtgctggcctggaactgccAGGATAGCCTGACCACATGTGGTGTGGTATATCCGCTCTCCAAGAACCATCTGGTGGTCCTGGCCATTGCCTTCTTCATGGTGTTTGGCATCATGCTGCAGCTCTATGCCCAGATCTGCCGCATCGTCTGCCGCCATGCCCAGCAGATTGCCCTCCAACGACACCTGCTGCCTGCCTCTCACTACGTGGCCACCCGCAAGGGCATCGCCACACTGGCCGTGGTGCTTGGCGCCTTCGCTGCCTGCTGGTTACCCTTCACTGTCTACTGCCTCCTGGGAGATGCCAACTCTCCATCACTCTACACCTATCTCACCCTGCTCCCCGCCACCTACAACTCCATGATCAACCCTGTCATCTACGCCTTCCGCAACCAAGACGTGCAGAAGGTGCTGTGGGccatctgctgctgctgttctacGTCCAAGATTCCATTCCGGTCCCGGTCCCCTAGTGACGTCTAG
- the Cd164l2 gene encoding CD164 sialomucin-like 2 protein isoform X4, translated as MAAPGPRALRAALCSGCCLLLCAQLVIAGKGARGFGRAALIRLNIWPTVQGGCKHLGHCERCVDRAHNLSICVWQQCGPEEPGHCVTQAEVVKEGCSVYNRSESCPASHHHPTHEPKTSTTGSPPIPEAHSPGFDGASFIGGIVLVLSLQATTFFVLRFLKAKDSTYQTLEENQI; from the exons ATGGCCGCACCCGGACCCCGCGCCTTGCGTGCGGCTCTCTGCAGCGGTTGTTGCCTCCTCCTGTGTGCCCAGCTGGTTATAGCTG GCAAAGGAGCTCGAGGCTTTGGGCGGGCAGCCTTGATCCGCCTGAACATCTGGCCTACTGTCCAAGGGGGCTGCAAACACCTGGGACACTGTGAACGCTGTGTGGACAGAGCCCACAACCTCTCCATTTGCGTCTGGCAGCAATGTGggccagaggaaccag GACATTGTGTGACCCAAGCTGAGGTGGTCAAGGAGGGTTGCTCTGTTTATAACCGTTCAGAGTCGTGCCCAG CTTCCCACCACCATCCCACCCATGAACCGAAGACAAGCACAACAG GGAGTCCCCCCATCCCTGAAGCCCACAGCCCAGGTTTTGATGGAGCCAGCTTCATCGGGGGCATTGTGCTGGTGTTGAGCCTGCAAGCAACAACCTTCTTTGTACTGCGCTTCCTCAAGGCCAAGGACAGCACTTACCAGACACT GGAAGAGAACCA aatCTGA
- the Cd164l2 gene encoding CD164 sialomucin-like 2 protein isoform X3, with product MAPSPDKGLSEVISPTNLQFLGWPPDGDELPCPGLPLASSASGVKKGRATPAVHRPPIPAPAPMAAPGPRALRAALCSGCCLLLCAQLVIAGKGARGFGRAALIRLNIWPTVQGGCKHLGHCERCVDRAHNLSICVWQQCGPEEPGHCVTQAEVVKEGCSVYNRSESCPASHHHPTHEPKTSTTGSPPIPEAHSPGFDGASFIGGIVLVLSLQATTFFVLRFLKAKDSTYQTL from the exons ATGGCACCCTCTCCAGACAAGGGGCTGAGTGAAGTCATCTCACCGACAAACCTGCAGTTCCTCGGGTGGCCACCAGATGGCGATGAGCTTCCCTGTCCAG GTCTCCCTCTGGCAAGCTCCGCGAGTGGAGTCAAGAAAGGACGCGCCACACCAGCTGTCCACCGACCCCCAATCCCGGCCCCCGCGCCCATGGCCGCACCCGGACCCCGCGCCTTGCGTGCGGCTCTCTGCAGCGGTTGTTGCCTCCTCCTGTGTGCCCAGCTGGTTATAGCTG GCAAAGGAGCTCGAGGCTTTGGGCGGGCAGCCTTGATCCGCCTGAACATCTGGCCTACTGTCCAAGGGGGCTGCAAACACCTGGGACACTGTGAACGCTGTGTGGACAGAGCCCACAACCTCTCCATTTGCGTCTGGCAGCAATGTGggccagaggaaccag GACATTGTGTGACCCAAGCTGAGGTGGTCAAGGAGGGTTGCTCTGTTTATAACCGTTCAGAGTCGTGCCCAG CTTCCCACCACCATCCCACCCATGAACCGAAGACAAGCACAACAG GGAGTCCCCCCATCCCTGAAGCCCACAGCCCAGGTTTTGATGGAGCCAGCTTCATCGGGGGCATTGTGCTGGTGTTGAGCCTGCAAGCAACAACCTTCTTTGTACTGCGCTTCCTCAAGGCCAAGGACAGCACTTACCAGACACTGTGA
- the Cd164l2 gene encoding CD164 sialomucin-like 2 protein isoform X1 has protein sequence MAPSPDKGLSEVISPTNLQFLGWPPDGDELPCPGLPLASSASGVKKGRATPAVHRPPIPAPAPMAAPGPRALRAALCSGCCLLLCAQLVIAGKGARGFGRAALIRLNIWPTVQGGCKHLGHCERCVDRAHNLSICVWQQCGPEEPGHCVTQAEVVKEGCSVYNRSESCPASHHHPTHEPKTSTTGSPPIPEAHSPGFDGASFIGGIVLVLSLQATTFFVLRFLKAKDSTYQTLEENQI, from the exons ATGGCACCCTCTCCAGACAAGGGGCTGAGTGAAGTCATCTCACCGACAAACCTGCAGTTCCTCGGGTGGCCACCAGATGGCGATGAGCTTCCCTGTCCAG GTCTCCCTCTGGCAAGCTCCGCGAGTGGAGTCAAGAAAGGACGCGCCACACCAGCTGTCCACCGACCCCCAATCCCGGCCCCCGCGCCCATGGCCGCACCCGGACCCCGCGCCTTGCGTGCGGCTCTCTGCAGCGGTTGTTGCCTCCTCCTGTGTGCCCAGCTGGTTATAGCTG GCAAAGGAGCTCGAGGCTTTGGGCGGGCAGCCTTGATCCGCCTGAACATCTGGCCTACTGTCCAAGGGGGCTGCAAACACCTGGGACACTGTGAACGCTGTGTGGACAGAGCCCACAACCTCTCCATTTGCGTCTGGCAGCAATGTGggccagaggaaccag GACATTGTGTGACCCAAGCTGAGGTGGTCAAGGAGGGTTGCTCTGTTTATAACCGTTCAGAGTCGTGCCCAG CTTCCCACCACCATCCCACCCATGAACCGAAGACAAGCACAACAG GGAGTCCCCCCATCCCTGAAGCCCACAGCCCAGGTTTTGATGGAGCCAGCTTCATCGGGGGCATTGTGCTGGTGTTGAGCCTGCAAGCAACAACCTTCTTTGTACTGCGCTTCCTCAAGGCCAAGGACAGCACTTACCAGACACT GGAAGAGAACCA aatCTGA
- the Cd164l2 gene encoding CD164 sialomucin-like 2 protein isoform X2 codes for MAPSPDKGLSEVISPTNLQFLGWPPDGDELPCPGLPLASSASGVKKGRATPAVHRPPIPAPAPMAAPGPRALRAALCSGCCLLLCAQLVIAGKGARGFGRAALIRLNIWPTVQGGCKHLGHCERCVDRAHNLSICVWQQCGPEEPGHCVTQAEVVKEGCSVYNRSESCPASHHHPTHEPKTSTTGSPPIPEAHSPGFDGASFIGGIVLVLSLQATTFFVLRFLKAKDSTYQTLI; via the exons ATGGCACCCTCTCCAGACAAGGGGCTGAGTGAAGTCATCTCACCGACAAACCTGCAGTTCCTCGGGTGGCCACCAGATGGCGATGAGCTTCCCTGTCCAG GTCTCCCTCTGGCAAGCTCCGCGAGTGGAGTCAAGAAAGGACGCGCCACACCAGCTGTCCACCGACCCCCAATCCCGGCCCCCGCGCCCATGGCCGCACCCGGACCCCGCGCCTTGCGTGCGGCTCTCTGCAGCGGTTGTTGCCTCCTCCTGTGTGCCCAGCTGGTTATAGCTG GCAAAGGAGCTCGAGGCTTTGGGCGGGCAGCCTTGATCCGCCTGAACATCTGGCCTACTGTCCAAGGGGGCTGCAAACACCTGGGACACTGTGAACGCTGTGTGGACAGAGCCCACAACCTCTCCATTTGCGTCTGGCAGCAATGTGggccagaggaaccag GACATTGTGTGACCCAAGCTGAGGTGGTCAAGGAGGGTTGCTCTGTTTATAACCGTTCAGAGTCGTGCCCAG CTTCCCACCACCATCCCACCCATGAACCGAAGACAAGCACAACAG GGAGTCCCCCCATCCCTGAAGCCCACAGCCCAGGTTTTGATGGAGCCAGCTTCATCGGGGGCATTGTGCTGGTGTTGAGCCTGCAAGCAACAACCTTCTTTGTACTGCGCTTCCTCAAGGCCAAGGACAGCACTTACCAGACACT aatCTGA